TCGAAGTCCCCGTAGGTCTGGCCGAGGAGGGCGTCGAGCGATTCGGCGAGGTACTCCTCGCCGTTGTACACGGGCAGGCCGACGGTCAGCCTGGGTCGGGCGGTCATGAGGTCCTCACTTCGGGGATCGAGTTCACGTGGTGCTCGCGCCGGCCGGCGCGCAGGTGCAGCCACCACACGGCCGAGCTGCCGACGGTCGCGGCGGCGACGCCCCAGGCCGAGCCGACCGTGCCGGCCACGACCGCCCCGCCGAGCCCGCCGCCGGCGTAGCAGACGGAGGCGAAGAGCTGGGCGCGCAGGCTGCGCCGGGCCGCGCCGAGCGCGCGCAGCCCGGCCGCCGCGCCGGTGCCGAGGCCGGCGCCCGCGACACTGAGCGTGGCCGGCACGATGAGCTCCGAGGCGGAGTGCCAGACGCCGCCGAGCACGAGCTCGCCGAGCCGGTCCGGTACGAGGAGCAGCGCCGCGCCCCAGAGCAGTGCGGCGGCGGCCTGCCCGCCGCCGAGCAGCAGACAGAACCGGCCGAGCCGGTGCGGGGCCTGCCGCAGCACCCGGGCCGCCTCGGCGACGGTGACGAGCGACAGGCCCATGAGGAGGGCGAGGAACGGGCCCTGCAGGAGTTCCGCGCCCCGGACCGCGCCCACCGCGCCGACGCCGGCGATCGCGCCGAGCCCGTACGCCCGCAGCTGGCCCGCGCCGCTGAGGCTGCTGTTCTCGACGAGGTAGCGGTAGCCGAGATCGCGCTGCTCGCGGAGCCAGCCGCGGGCCTGCGCGACCCGGGGCCGGATGGCGGACTGGAGGGAGCCGTAGCCCGCGGCCACCGCCGCGGACCCGCCCCAGGCGAGC
The DNA window shown above is from Streptomyces vietnamensis and carries:
- a CDS encoding membrane protein, with amino-acid sequence MTTEEEKTTTPAGSARRAVVGRLSWGLADQAASSMSNFAVGVYVARSLGPTAFGVFSLAWVTYGVVLGASRGLATDPLMVRFSAVPEASWRAAVARSSGAALGLGTAVGAVCLLVGLALGGSVGPAFACLGVVLPGLLLQDAWRFAFFAAGAGKKAFVNDLVWGVALVPAMVVADRVGSVAAFVLAWGGSAAVAAGYGSLQSAIRPRVAQARGWLREQRDLGYRYLVENSSLSGAGQLRAYGLGAIAGVGAVGAVRGAELLQGPFLALLMGLSLVTVAEAARVLRQAPHRLGRFCLLLGGGQAAAALLWGAALLLVPDRLGELVLGGVWHSASELIVPATLSVAGAGLGTGAAAGLRALGAARRSLRAQLFASVCYAGGGLGGAVVAGTVGSAWGVAAATVGSSAVWWLHLRAGRREHHVNSIPEVRTS